In a single window of the Nonlabens arenilitoris genome:
- a CDS encoding SulP family inorganic anion transporter, with the protein MLSSFYDTKNLKGDLTGGLVAGVVALPLALAFGVQSGLGAIAGLYGAIAVGIFAAIFGGTATQASGPTGPMTVVSAALVVKAIELTGSVEAAMPIIILTFLTGGIIQMLFGFINIAGYIKYFPYPVVSGFMSGVGLIIILLQIFPLFGMVSPKNTLKVLSDMPLLIEGFNWQALVLGSLTVFIYYTFPKITKVIPSALVALIVVSVVAYFLPWQVPIIGDIPSGLPSLN; encoded by the coding sequence ATGCTTTCTTCTTTTTATGATACTAAAAATTTAAAAGGTGATCTCACTGGTGGTCTAGTCGCTGGTGTTGTTGCACTACCGCTTGCACTAGCATTTGGTGTTCAATCTGGTTTAGGAGCTATTGCTGGACTATATGGTGCTATCGCAGTTGGGATTTTTGCAGCTATCTTTGGTGGTACTGCAACTCAAGCCAGTGGACCTACTGGACCTATGACGGTAGTATCTGCTGCTTTAGTGGTAAAAGCTATTGAACTTACCGGCAGCGTAGAAGCCGCGATGCCTATAATCATACTTACGTTTTTAACTGGTGGGATTATTCAAATGCTTTTTGGCTTTATCAACATAGCTGGATACATTAAATACTTCCCTTATCCTGTGGTATCTGGTTTTATGAGCGGTGTAGGTTTAATCATTATATTACTTCAAATATTCCCGCTTTTTGGAATGGTATCCCCTAAAAACACATTGAAAGTTCTAAGTGACATGCCGTTATTAATAGAAGGCTTTAATTGGCAAGCACTAGTATTAGGATCGTTAACTGTATTCATTTATTATACATTTCCTAAAATTACTAAAGTAATACCTAGTGCACTAGTGGCGTTGATAGTTGTTTCTGTTGTTGCTTATTTCTTACCGTGGCAAGTGCCTATCATAGGCGATATCCCATCTGGATTACCTTCTTTAAATTAA
- a CDS encoding DUF1697 domain-containing protein, with protein MRYVALLRGVNVSGKNKLPMALLREALKATPFCDATTYIQSGNIVFNADLDITTCEQIIADLLKAEFDLNVPVIVREQSAIKDILKVNPFETRTIENSKFMSFGFFDKIPVTEKIDEVMSFSTEIETFKIVDDVMYFYCGVGFGKTKMTNAWFEKKLGVTSPHQSFL; from the coding sequence ATGAGATATGTTGCTTTATTGCGTGGTGTTAATGTTAGTGGTAAGAATAAATTACCAATGGCACTTTTAAGAGAAGCTCTTAAAGCAACTCCATTTTGTGACGCGACCACTTATATACAATCTGGTAATATTGTTTTTAATGCCGATTTAGATATAACTACTTGTGAGCAGATTATTGCAGATTTATTGAAAGCAGAATTTGATTTAAATGTTCCTGTAATTGTGCGTGAACAATCTGCGATTAAAGATATACTAAAAGTAAACCCTTTTGAAACGAGAACTATTGAGAATTCTAAATTCATGAGTTTTGGCTTTTTCGATAAGATTCCAGTTACAGAAAAGATTGATGAGGTGATGTCATTCTCCACAGAAATCGAAACCTTTAAAATAGTAGATGATGTGATGTATTTCTATTGCGGAGTAGGTTTTGGCAAGACTAAAATGACTAATGCATGGTTTGAAAAGAAACTAGGTGTGACATCACCTCATCAATCTTTTCTGTAA
- a CDS encoding 3-hydroxyacyl-CoA dehydrogenase NAD-binding domain-containing protein, translated as MDINKVGVIGAGTMGSGIAQVAATAGCKVKLFDVNQAQLDKAQAALEKIMNRLIEKGRIDTAEKSRIQSNITYVSTVKDLADSDLTIEAIVENLDIKKKVFQELESHVSDSCIIASNTSSLSIASIAASLDKPERCIGIHFFNPAPLMKLVEVIPAVQTAQNVTDTCVATIENWKKVVAVAKDTPGFIVNRVARPFYSESLRIYEEGMASFATIDYALKGLGFKMGPFELMDYIGHDVNYVVTETVFAAFYFDPRYKPSLTQKRLMEAGWLGRKSGRGFYDYVNVDSEHAFAKADPVKSPELIKEIQDRVLVMLINEAADALFLNIATAQGIDSAMTKGVNYPKGLLAWANEKGIEWCVNGLDAMYDLYREDRYRCSPILRKMNAAGTKFSL; from the coding sequence ATGGATATCAATAAAGTAGGAGTCATAGGAGCAGGAACAATGGGAAGTGGAATTGCTCAAGTAGCTGCCACTGCTGGTTGTAAAGTAAAACTGTTTGATGTTAATCAGGCGCAACTAGATAAAGCACAAGCTGCTCTAGAAAAGATAATGAACCGACTTATCGAGAAAGGTAGAATAGATACTGCTGAGAAAAGTCGCATTCAATCTAATATCACTTATGTTAGTACGGTAAAGGATCTAGCTGACTCTGATCTAACTATCGAGGCGATTGTTGAGAATCTAGATATTAAGAAAAAGGTGTTTCAAGAACTAGAATCTCATGTGTCTGACAGCTGTATTATAGCTTCAAACACTTCTAGTCTAAGCATCGCTAGTATTGCAGCATCACTCGATAAACCAGAGCGTTGCATAGGAATTCACTTTTTTAATCCAGCGCCATTAATGAAGCTTGTTGAGGTAATTCCTGCCGTACAAACGGCTCAAAATGTTACAGATACTTGTGTGGCTACTATCGAGAATTGGAAAAAAGTAGTTGCCGTAGCAAAGGATACTCCAGGTTTCATAGTTAATCGTGTGGCGCGACCATTTTACAGTGAATCGTTGCGTATTTATGAAGAAGGAATGGCGAGTTTTGCCACAATAGACTATGCCTTGAAAGGACTTGGTTTTAAAATGGGACCTTTTGAATTGATGGATTATATAGGTCACGATGTGAATTATGTGGTGACCGAAACTGTTTTTGCTGCCTTCTATTTTGATCCTCGTTACAAGCCATCTTTAACTCAAAAACGATTGATGGAAGCTGGCTGGCTAGGTCGTAAATCAGGTAGAGGATTTTATGATTATGTAAATGTGGATAGTGAGCACGCTTTCGCGAAAGCGGACCCAGTAAAATCACCTGAACTCATAAAAGAAATTCAAGATCGTGTACTCGTTATGTTAATCAATGAGGCGGCAGATGCCTTATTTCTAAACATAGCAACGGCACAAGGAATAGATAGCGCGATGACCAAAGGCGTGAATTATCCAAAAGGATTACTCGCCTGGGCAAACGAAAAAGGAATAGAATGGTGTGTAAACGGACTGGACGCGATGTATGATTTGTACCGAGAAGATCGCTACAGATGCTCGCCGATTTTACGTAAAATGAATGCTGCTGGAACTAAATTCTCGCTGTAA